Proteins co-encoded in one Paracoccus aestuarii genomic window:
- the rimO gene encoding 30S ribosomal protein S12 methylthiotransferase RimO codes for MQQNPPDLRPDLARARVPDDRRDGQPTIGMVSLGCPKALVDSERILTRLRAEGYAISADYHGADAVVVNTCGFLDSAKAESLDAIGEALRENGRVIVTGCLGAEPDYITGAHPKVLAVTGPHQYEQVLDAVHAAVPPRPDPFIDLLPASGVSLTPRHYSYLKISEGCNHKCRFCIIPDMRGRLASRPAHAVIREAERLVQAGVKELLVISQDTSAYGLDLKHATDRGHRAHITDLARDLGSLGAWVRLHYVYPYPHVRDLIPLMADGLVLPYLDIPFQHAHPDVLRRMARPAAAARTLDEIAAWRAVCPEITLRSTFIVGYPGETEAEFQTLLDWLDEAQLDRVGAFQYENVKGARANDLPDHVAPDLKQDRFERFMEKAQAISAAKLAAKVGTRIQVIVDEVDADGATCRTKADAPEIDGNLFIDQGFDGLAPGDMVTVTVDEAGDYDLWGTRDDG; via the coding sequence ATGCAGCAGAACCCGCCCGATCTTCGCCCCGACCTCGCCCGTGCGCGCGTGCCCGACGACCGCCGCGACGGCCAGCCGACCATCGGCATGGTCTCGCTCGGCTGTCCAAAGGCGCTGGTGGACAGCGAACGCATCCTGACCCGCCTGCGGGCCGAGGGCTATGCGATCAGCGCGGATTACCACGGCGCCGATGCCGTGGTGGTCAATACCTGCGGCTTCCTGGACAGCGCCAAGGCCGAAAGCCTGGACGCCATTGGCGAGGCGCTGCGCGAGAACGGACGCGTCATCGTCACCGGCTGCCTGGGGGCCGAGCCAGACTACATTACCGGCGCACATCCCAAGGTTCTGGCCGTCACCGGTCCGCATCAATACGAACAGGTTCTGGACGCGGTCCATGCCGCGGTGCCGCCGCGCCCCGACCCCTTCATTGACCTGCTGCCGGCATCGGGCGTCAGCCTGACGCCGCGGCATTACAGCTATCTGAAGATCTCGGAGGGCTGCAATCACAAGTGCAGGTTCTGCATCATCCCCGACATGCGCGGCCGCCTGGCCAGCCGACCGGCCCATGCCGTGATCCGCGAGGCGGAACGCCTGGTGCAGGCCGGCGTCAAGGAACTGCTGGTCATCAGCCAGGATACCAGCGCCTATGGGCTGGACCTGAAGCATGCCACCGATCGCGGGCACCGCGCCCATATCACCGATCTGGCGCGCGATCTGGGGTCGCTCGGGGCTTGGGTGCGGCTGCATTACGTCTATCCCTATCCGCATGTGCGCGACCTCATCCCGCTGATGGCGGACGGATTGGTGCTGCCCTATCTGGACATCCCCTTCCAGCACGCCCATCCGGACGTGCTGCGGCGCATGGCCCGGCCCGCAGCGGCGGCCAGGACGCTGGACGAGATCGCCGCATGGCGCGCGGTCTGCCCCGAGATCACCCTGCGTTCCACCTTCATCGTCGGTTACCCCGGCGAGACCGAGGCCGAATTCCAGACCCTGCTGGACTGGCTGGACGAGGCGCAGCTGGATCGCGTCGGCGCCTTTCAATATGAAAACGTCAAGGGCGCGCGGGCCAACGACCTGCCCGATCATGTCGCCCCTGATCTCAAGCAGGACCGCTTCGAGCGCTTCATGGAAAAGGCACAAGCCATCAGCGCCGCCAAGCTGGCCGCCAAGGTCGGCACCCGGATCCAGGTCATCGTGGACGAGGTCGATGCGGACGGCGCCACCTGCCGCACCAAGGCCGACGCCCCCGAGATCGACGGCAACCTGTTCATCGATCAGGGCTTTGACGGCCTGGCCCCCGGCGATATGGTGACCGTGACGGTGGACGAGGCGGGCGATTATGACCTTTGGGGAACACGCGACGACGGCTGA
- a CDS encoding DUF1850 domain-containing protein has translation MICLGAGAAVILALSGPDFTLDWSHSVTRDRWWERWRADAAGLAPVEARIAGPGAGIDLPPDAVLRDGVWHFTPHLPPRPEVTLAASGATGGAWRICARGECHALPEDRGPIRLWQAADCDQG, from the coding sequence ATGATCTGTCTGGGTGCCGGGGCGGCGGTGATCCTGGCGCTGAGCGGGCCGGATTTCACGCTGGACTGGTCCCATTCCGTGACCCGCGACCGCTGGTGGGAACGCTGGCGCGCCGATGCCGCGGGGCTGGCCCCGGTCGAGGCGCGCATCGCCGGGCCCGGCGCGGGGATCGACCTGCCCCCCGATGCCGTTCTGCGCGACGGCGTGTGGCATTTCACGCCCCATCTGCCGCCCCGCCCCGAGGTCACGCTGGCCGCATCCGGGGCCACGGGCGGGGCTTGGCGGATCTGCGCCCGGGGCGAATGCCACGCCCTGCCCGAGGACCGCGGCCCGATCCGCCTGTGGCAGGCGGCCGATTGCGATCAGGGCTGA
- a CDS encoding cytochrome ubiquinol oxidase subunit I — protein sequence MFETADAVLLARIQFAFTVSFHFLFPAFTIGLASFLAVLNGLWLWTKDTKYLDLFRYWVKIFALAFAMGVVSGIVMSYQFGTNWSVFSDKAGPTIGAPMAYEVLSAFFLEAGFLGIMLFGRDRVGPTLHMIACLAVAVGTAISAFWILSVNSWMHTPAGFMIDPDTGQFLPTDFWQVIFNPSFPYRLAHTVTAAYLTTAFIVGGVAALHLLRHRHRRDRVSPATRTMFSMAMWMATIFAPVQIFLGDIHGLNTLEHQPAKVMAMEGHFESHPEGAPLYLFGLPNQAEQRLDYAIGIPKLSSLILKHDLNAPLAGLDTIPIEDQPPVAIVFWSFRVMVMLGFAMLGIGLWSAWSRWRGTLFDSPMLHRAALIMAPSGLVAVLAGWITTEVGRQPYTIYGYLRTADSAAPLDAAAVGSSLIAFVIVYFAVFGAGTYYIMRLMNRAPVVAEPRMKDHADGPIRTAGTTPAQQHKTRSIQPGE from the coding sequence ATGTTCGAGACTGCCGATGCCGTGCTGCTGGCGCGAATCCAGTTCGCCTTTACCGTCAGCTTTCATTTCCTGTTCCCCGCCTTCACCATCGGCCTGGCCAGCTTTCTGGCGGTGCTGAACGGGCTGTGGCTGTGGACCAAGGACACGAAATACCTGGATCTGTTCCGGTACTGGGTCAAGATCTTCGCCCTGGCCTTTGCGATGGGCGTCGTGTCGGGCATCGTCATGTCCTATCAGTTCGGCACCAACTGGTCGGTCTTTTCCGACAAGGCGGGGCCGACCATCGGCGCGCCCATGGCCTATGAGGTCCTGTCGGCCTTCTTCCTGGAGGCCGGGTTCCTGGGGATCATGCTCTTCGGCCGCGACCGGGTGGGGCCCACGCTGCACATGATCGCCTGCCTGGCGGTGGCGGTGGGCACGGCGATATCCGCCTTCTGGATCCTGTCGGTGAACAGCTGGATGCACACACCCGCGGGCTTCATGATCGACCCCGATACGGGCCAGTTCCTGCCCACGGATTTCTGGCAGGTGATCTTCAACCCCTCCTTCCCCTATCGTCTGGCGCATACGGTGACGGCGGCCTATCTGACCACGGCCTTCATCGTGGGCGGCGTGGCGGCGCTGCACCTGCTGCGCCACCGCCACCGCCGCGACCGGGTCAGCCCGGCCACGAGGACAATGTTTTCGATGGCGATGTGGATGGCCACGATCTTTGCGCCGGTGCAGATCTTTCTGGGCGACATCCACGGGCTGAACACGCTGGAACATCAGCCCGCCAAGGTCATGGCGATGGAGGGTCATTTCGAAAGCCATCCCGAAGGCGCGCCGCTCTATCTGTTCGGCCTGCCCAATCAGGCCGAACAGCGGCTGGATTACGCCATCGGCATCCCCAAGCTGTCCTCGCTGATCCTGAAGCATGACCTGAACGCGCCGCTGGCGGGGCTCGACACCATCCCGATCGAGGATCAGCCCCCCGTCGCCATCGTCTTCTGGTCCTTCCGGGTGATGGTGATGCTGGGCTTCGCGATGCTGGGGATCGGGCTGTGGTCAGCCTGGTCGCGCTGGCGCGGCACGCTGTTCGACAGCCCGATGCTGCACCGCGCGGCGCTGATCATGGCGCCATCGGGGCTGGTCGCGGTGCTGGCGGGCTGGATCACGACCGAGGTCGGCCGCCAGCCCTACACGATCTATGGCTATCTGCGCACCGCGGATAGCGCGGCGCCCTTGGACGCGGCGGCGGTGGGGTCCTCGCTGATCGCCTTCGTCATCGTCTATTTCGCGGTGTTCGGGGCCGGGACATACTATATCATGCGGCTGATGAACCGCGCCCCGGTGGTGGCCGAACCGCGGATGAAGGACCATGCCGACGGTCCCATCCGCACCGCCGGCACCACCCCCGCCCAGCAGCACAAGACCCGCAGCATCCAGCCCGGAGAATGA
- a CDS encoding ABC transporter ATP-binding protein produces the protein MTVLEARALHLRRGRARVLDDVSLRVGRAEVLGLVGPNGSGKSTLLRALAGLARADTGRVLLDGRDIARMPRRAVARRLAFVAQFADTADRLTVAGAAGLGRIPWLDRDNPWGPADDARVADGLARVGLAGMEDRDWASLSGGERQRVHIARALVQAPQILLLDEPTNHLDIRHQLQLLDLVTGLGIAVVIALHDLNHALRCDRVAVMQAGRLVRAGPPDRVLEPALLGRVFGIRAHRLTDPADGQAVWRFQP, from the coding sequence ATGACCGTGCTGGAGGCGCGCGCCCTGCATCTGCGCCGCGGCCGGGCCCGGGTGCTGGACGATGTCTCGCTGCGGGTCGGGCGGGCCGAGGTTCTGGGCCTGGTCGGTCCCAACGGGTCGGGCAAGTCGACCCTGCTGCGGGCCTTGGCGGGGCTGGCGCGGGCGGATACGGGCCGGGTCCTGCTGGACGGGCGGGACATCGCCCGGATGCCCCGCCGCGCGGTCGCCCGCCGGCTGGCCTTCGTCGCGCAATTCGCCGACACGGCCGACCGGCTGACCGTGGCGGGGGCCGCAGGTCTGGGCCGCATCCCCTGGCTGGACCGCGACAATCCCTGGGGCCCGGCGGACGACGCGCGCGTTGCGGACGGCCTGGCCCGCGTCGGGCTGGCGGGGATGGAGGACCGGGACTGGGCCTCGCTTTCGGGGGGCGAACGCCAGCGGGTCCATATCGCCCGCGCCCTGGTCCAGGCGCCGCAAATCCTGCTGCTGGACGAGCCGACGAACCATCTGGACATCCGCCACCAGCTGCAGCTGCTGGACCTGGTGACGGGGCTGGGCATCGCGGTGGTCATCGCGCTGCATGACCTGAACCACGCGCTGCGCTGCGACCGGGTGGCGGTGATGCAGGCGGGTCGGCTGGTCCGGGCGGGGCCGCCCGACCGGGTGCTGGAGCCCGCGCTGCTGGGCCGGGTCTTCGGCATCCGCGCCCATCGGCTGACCGATCCGGCGGATGGGCAGGCGGTCTGGCGGTTTCAGCCCTGA
- a CDS encoding ABC transporter substrate-binding protein gives MTRILPLALLALFPAAALADHPLTIENCGRTVTLAEPPANVVSIGQSTTEILYALGAEDRMAGTALWFNAVLPRHADADAGVPRIADNMPSFESVVNRRPGLVVTMFEWMIGAQGVVGRPEQFADLGIPVYVMPTDCAAKDNTVGADGTREADFDIETLYASVDQMARMMGLGDRGRALQADLRARQAAAVDRARGLDLPDASAVVWFSSAHLEVDPYVAGARGIPAWMLDQLGLRNVVQSDEEWPTVGWESIARADPSVIVIARMDRRRFPADDHEAKLDFLRSDPVTSRMTAVREDRIVILDAEAMHAGLRMFDGLEALTEAMAGLAP, from the coding sequence ATGACGCGTATCCTGCCGCTGGCCCTGCTGGCGCTGTTCCCCGCGGCGGCCTTGGCCGACCACCCCCTGACCATCGAGAATTGCGGCCGCACCGTGACGCTGGCCGAACCGCCCGCCAATGTCGTCTCGATCGGCCAGTCCACGACCGAGATCCTCTATGCCTTGGGCGCCGAGGACCGCATGGCGGGCACCGCGCTGTGGTTCAACGCGGTGCTGCCCCGGCATGCCGATGCCGATGCGGGCGTGCCGCGCATCGCCGACAACATGCCCAGCTTCGAATCCGTGGTGAACCGCCGGCCCGGCCTGGTGGTGACCATGTTCGAATGGATGATCGGCGCGCAGGGCGTGGTCGGTCGGCCCGAACAGTTCGCCGATCTGGGCATCCCCGTCTATGTCATGCCGACCGATTGCGCGGCCAAGGACAATACCGTGGGCGCCGACGGCACGCGCGAGGCGGATTTCGACATCGAGACGCTCTATGCCTCGGTCGACCAGATGGCGCGGATGATGGGCCTGGGCGATCGCGGGCGGGCGCTGCAGGCCGATCTGCGCGCCCGGCAGGCGGCGGCGGTGGACCGGGCTCGGGGGCTGGACCTGCCCGACGCCTCGGCGGTGGTCTGGTTTTCTTCCGCGCATCTGGAGGTCGATCCCTATGTCGCGGGGGCGCGCGGCATCCCGGCCTGGATGCTGGACCAGCTGGGCCTGCGCAACGTCGTGCAGTCGGACGAGGAATGGCCGACCGTGGGCTGGGAAAGCATCGCCCGCGCCGATCCTTCGGTCATCGTGATCGCGCGGATGGACCGCCGCCGCTTTCCCGCCGACGATCACGAGGCCAAGCTGGACTTCCTGCGGTCCGACCCGGTGACCAGCCGCATGACCGCCGTGCGCGAGGATCGCATCGTCATCCTGGATGCCGAGGCGATGCATGCGGGCCTGCGCATGTTCGACGGGCTGGAGGCCCTGACCGAGGCCATGGCCGGGCTGGCCCCGTGA
- a CDS encoding DUF2474 family protein gives MPRGLSRIAWFVALWVASVAALGAVAWLIRLWIL, from the coding sequence ATGCCCCGCGGCCTGTCGCGGATCGCGTGGTTCGTGGCCCTGTGGGTGGCCAGCGTGGCGGCCCTGGGGGCCGTCGCCTGGCTGATCCGGCTGTGGATCCTGTGA
- a CDS encoding sulfotransferase family protein: MTFGEHATTAETVTRLRTVLAISPAFDPEGRPRKPGALCIGAQKAGTSWLAQMLGQHPQIWIPPFKEVQYFNHLHIPEHRRWIGWHYRNKPQEIRDRHVFREVPLDPALDAYLTAITAGKMFHNQWYKRVFAPAPAHAIPMDFTPEYSGLPEAGVDAVHALLPKARVIYLLRHPVDRAISQLRMNLRREKRAPATLEDWLAEVANPVLDERGDYAAYLPRWLARYPDMLVIPFGRIAREPHLVMDEVEAYLGIGPMAYGNLDQKVFANAPGLMPPPEAVAALEARLAPQVDAVRAIMGRDFADRMR, from the coding sequence ATGACCTTTGGGGAACACGCGACGACGGCTGAGACGGTTACGCGGCTGCGCACGGTGCTGGCGATCAGCCCGGCCTTCGACCCCGAGGGCCGGCCGCGCAAGCCCGGCGCGCTGTGCATCGGCGCGCAGAAGGCCGGGACGAGCTGGCTGGCCCAGATGCTGGGCCAGCATCCCCAGATCTGGATCCCTCCCTTCAAGGAGGTGCAGTATTTCAACCATCTGCACATCCCCGAACACCGCCGCTGGATCGGCTGGCATTACCGCAACAAGCCGCAGGAGATCCGCGACCGCCACGTCTTCCGCGAGGTCCCGCTGGATCCAGCGCTGGACGCCTATCTGACCGCGATCACCGCGGGCAAGATGTTCCACAACCAATGGTACAAGCGCGTCTTCGCCCCCGCCCCCGCCCATGCCATCCCGATGGATTTCACCCCCGAATATTCCGGCCTGCCCGAGGCGGGGGTCGATGCGGTCCATGCGCTGCTGCCCAAGGCGCGGGTGATCTATCTGCTGCGCCACCCGGTCGACCGCGCCATATCCCAGCTGCGCATGAACCTGCGCCGCGAGAAACGCGCCCCCGCCACGCTGGAGGACTGGCTGGCCGAGGTCGCGAACCCCGTGCTGGACGAACGCGGCGATTATGCGGCCTATCTGCCGCGCTGGCTGGCACGCTATCCCGACATGCTGGTCATCCCCTTCGGCCGCATCGCGCGCGAGCCGCATCTGGTGATGGACGAGGTCGAGGCCTATCTGGGCATCGGCCCGATGGCCTATGGCAACCTGGATCAGAAGGTCTTTGCCAACGCCCCCGGCCTGATGCCCCCGCCCGAGGCCGTGGCCGCGCTGGAGGCCCGCCTTGCCCCCCAGGTCGATGCCGTGCGCGCGATCATGGGCCGCGATTTCGCGGACCGGATGCGCTGA
- the cydB gene encoding cytochrome d ubiquinol oxidase subunit II — MPIADGVSFDLTVIWAFIIAFAVLVYVVLDGFDLGLGMLFAVEPEGHDRDVMMNSVAPVWDGNETWLVLGGGGLFAAFPLAYALILPALYVPIIVMLLALIFRGVAFEFRWKTKRWRPVWDLAFIGGSTMAAVAQGVALGGLLQGIDIDKAARSYSGGWWDWLTPFTLMVGLAVAVGYMLLGATWLVMKTEGRLQERMRGRAWLLGLATVAFMGVVSLWTPFLQDGYYSRWFGGWNIVLAAGVAAMVGLLALGMFRTLMVRHHDYWPFLCALGMFVLGFAGLGYSMYPYIVPVEVTIWEAAAPENSQIFMLVGAAVLIPIILSYTAYSYWVFRGKIDPNEGYH; from the coding sequence ATGCCCATCGCAGACGGAGTATCCTTCGACCTGACCGTCATCTGGGCCTTCATCATCGCCTTCGCGGTGCTGGTCTATGTGGTGCTGGACGGGTTCGACCTGGGCCTTGGCATGCTGTTCGCGGTCGAGCCCGAGGGCCATGACCGTGACGTGATGATGAATTCCGTGGCCCCGGTCTGGGACGGCAACGAGACCTGGCTGGTCCTGGGGGGCGGCGGCCTCTTCGCGGCCTTTCCGCTGGCCTATGCGCTGATCCTGCCCGCGCTTTACGTCCCGATCATCGTGATGCTGCTGGCGCTGATCTTTCGCGGCGTCGCCTTCGAGTTCCGATGGAAGACCAAGCGCTGGCGCCCGGTCTGGGATCTGGCCTTCATCGGCGGATCGACCATGGCGGCCGTCGCGCAGGGCGTGGCCTTGGGCGGGCTGCTGCAGGGGATCGACATCGACAAGGCCGCGCGCAGCTATTCCGGCGGCTGGTGGGACTGGCTGACGCCCTTCACGCTGATGGTCGGGCTGGCGGTCGCGGTGGGCTACATGCTGCTGGGCGCGACTTGGCTGGTCATGAAGACCGAAGGCCGCCTGCAGGAACGCATGCGCGGCCGGGCCTGGCTGCTGGGCCTGGCGACGGTGGCCTTCATGGGCGTGGTCAGCCTGTGGACGCCGTTCCTGCAGGACGGCTATTACAGCCGCTGGTTCGGGGGCTGGAACATCGTGCTGGCAGCAGGCGTCGCCGCGATGGTGGGCCTGCTGGCCTTGGGGATGTTCCGCACGCTGATGGTGCGCCATCACGACTACTGGCCGTTCCTCTGCGCCTTGGGGATGTTCGTCCTGGGCTTCGCGGGGCTGGGCTATTCCATGTATCCCTATATCGTCCCGGTCGAGGTCACCATCTGGGAGGCCGCCGCCCCCGAGAACAGCCAGATCTTCATGCTGGTCGGCGCGGCGGTGCTGATCCCGATCATCCTGTCCTATACCGCCTATTCCTATTGGGTGTTCCGCGGCAAGATCGACCCGAACGAGGGGTATCACTGA